The proteins below are encoded in one region of Hemiscyllium ocellatum isolate sHemOce1 chromosome 3, sHemOce1.pat.X.cur, whole genome shotgun sequence:
- the dusp23b gene encoding dual specificity protein phosphatase 23b isoform X2, with the protein MASAPHNFSWIEPKKLAGMAMPRLPAHYQYLYDNGIKHLVTLSERKPPYHDTCPGLKIHHIKIDDFCPPSFEQIKRFLAVVEEASAKGEGVGVHCLHGFGRTGTMLACYLVKSKKITGVDAIAEIRRIRRGSIETHEQEKSVIQFYQRTK; encoded by the exons ATGGCATCTGCCCCACATAACTTTTCCTGGATTGAACCCAAAAAGCTGGCTGGGATGGCAATGCCACGATTACCTGCTCACTACCAGTATTTGTATGATAATGGCATTAAACACCTTGTCACACTCAGTGAGAGGAAGCCACCATACCACGATACTTGTCCGGGATTGAAGATCCATCATATAAAGATCGATGATTTTTGTCCACCCTCTTTTGAACAGATCAAAAGGTTTCTTGCTGTTGTTGAGGAAGCCAGTGCAAAGGGCGAG GGAGTTGGAGTCCACTGTCTTCATGGCTTTGGGAGAACTGGAACGATGCTTGCTTGTTATCTTGTAAAAAGTAAGAAAATAACAGGAGTTGATGCAATTGCAGAAATACGAAGGATTCGTCGTGGTTCTATAGAAACCCATGAACAAGAAAAATCAGTTATTCAATTCTATCAACGTACAAAATAA
- the dusp23b gene encoding dual specificity protein phosphatase 23b isoform X1 — protein MASAPHNFSWIEPKKLAGMAMPRLPAHYQYLYDNGIKHLVTLSERKPPYHDTCPGLKIHHIKIDDFCPPSFEQIKRFLAVVEEASAKGEGVGVHCLHGFGRTGTMLACYLVKMV, from the exons ATGGCATCTGCCCCACATAACTTTTCCTGGATTGAACCCAAAAAGCTGGCTGGGATGGCAATGCCACGATTACCTGCTCACTACCAGTATTTGTATGATAATGGCATTAAACACCTTGTCACACTCAGTGAGAGGAAGCCACCATACCACGATACTTGTCCGGGATTGAAGATCCATCATATAAAGATCGATGATTTTTGTCCACCCTCTTTTGAACAGATCAAAAGGTTTCTTGCTGTTGTTGAGGAAGCCAGTGCAAAGGGCGAG GGAGTTGGAGTCCACTGTCTTCATGGCTTTGGGAGAACTGGAACGATGCTTGCTTGTTATCTTGTAAAAA TGGTATGA